A single region of the Gorilla gorilla gorilla isolate KB3781 chromosome 1, NHGRI_mGorGor1-v2.1_pri, whole genome shotgun sequence genome encodes:
- the PIK3CD gene encoding phosphatidylinositol 4,5-bisphosphate 3-kinase catalytic subunit delta isoform isoform X4, whose product MPPGVDCPMEFWTKEENQSVVVDFLLPTGVYLNFPVSRNANLSTIKQLLWHRAQYEPLFHMLSGPEAYVFTCINQTAEQQELEDEQRRLCDVQPFLPVLRLVAREGDRVKKLINSQISLLIGKGLHEFDSLCDPEVNDFRAKMCQFCEEAAARRQQLGWEAWLQYSFPLQLEPSARTWGPGTLRLPNRALLVNVKFEGSEESFTFQVSTKDVPLALMACALRKKATVFRQPLVEQPEDYTLQVNGRHEYLYGSYPLCQFQSNPAPQVQKPRAKPPPIPAKKPSSVSLWSLEQPFRIELIQGSKVNADERMKLVVQAGLFHGNEMLCKTVSSSEVSVCSEPVWKQRLEFDINICDLPRMARLCFALYAVIEKAKKARSTKKKSKKADCPIAWANLMLFDYKDQLKTGERCLYMWPSVPDEKGELLNPTGTVRSNPNTDSAAALLICLPEVAPHPVYYPALEKILELGRHSECVHVTEEELQLREILERRGSGELYEHEKDLVWKLRHEVQEHFPEALARLLLVTKWNKHEDVAQMLYLLCSWPELPVLSALELLDFSFPDCHVGSFAIKSLRKLTDDELFQYLLQLVQVLKYESYLDCELTKFLLDRALANRKIGHFLFWHLRSEMHVPSVALRFGLILEAYCRGSTHHMKVLMKQGEALSKLKALNDFVKLSSQKTPKPQTKELMHLCMRQEAYLEALSHLQSPLDPSTLLAEVCVEQCTFMDSKMKPLWIMYSNEEAGSGSSVGIIFKNGDDLRQDMLTLQMIQLMDVLWKQEGLDLRMTPYGCLPTGDRTGLIEVVLRSDTIANIQLNKSNMAATAAFNKDALLNWLKSKNPGEALDRAIEEFTLSCAGYCVATYVLGIGDRHSDNIMIRESGQLFHIDFGHFLGNFKTKFGINRERVPFILTYDFVHVIQQGKTNNSEKFERFRGYCERAYTILRRHGLLFLHLFALMRAAGLPELSCSKDIQYLKDSLALGKTEEEALKHFRVKFNEALRESWKTKVNWLAHNVSKDNRQ is encoded by the exons ATGCCCCCTGGGGTGGACTGCCCCATGGAATTCTGGACCAAGGAGGAGAATCAGAGCGTCGTGGTTGACTTCCTGCTGCCCACAGGGGTCTACCTGAACTTCCCTGTGTCCCGCAATGCCAACCTCAGCACCATCAAGCAG CTGCTGTGGCACCGCGCCCAGTATGAGCCGCTCTTCCACATGCTCAGTGGCCCCGAGGCCTATGTGTTCACCTGCATCAACCAGACAGCGGAGCAGCAAGAGTTGGAGGACGAGCAACGGCGTCTGTGTGACGTGCAGCCCTTCCTGCCCGTCCTGCGCCTGGTGGCCCGTGAGGGCGACCGCGTGAAGAAGCTCATCAACTCACAGATCAGCCTCCTCATCGGCAAAG GCCTCCACGAGTTTGACTCCTTGTGCGACCCAGAAGTGAACGACTTTCGCGCCAAGATGTGCCAATTCTGCGAGGAGGCGGCCGCCCGCCGGCAGCAGCTGGGCTGGGAGGCCTGGCTGCAGTACAGTTTCCCCCTGCAGCTGGAGCCCTCAGCTCGAACCTGGGGGCCTGGCACCCTGCGGCTCCCGAACCGGGCCCTTCTGGTCAACGTTAAGTTTGAGGGCAGCGAG gaAAGCTTCACCTTCCAGGTGTCCACCAAGGATGTGCCGCTGGCGCTGATGGCCTGTGCCCTGCGGAAGAAGGCCACGGTGTTCCGGCAGCCGCTGGTGGAGCAGCCAGAAGACTACACGCTGCAGGTGAACGGCAGGCATGAGTACCTGTATGGCAGCTACCCGCTCTGCCAGTTCCAG AGCAACCCTGCACCCCAGGTCCAGAAACCGCGTGCCAAACCACCTCCCATTCCTGCGAAGAAG CCTTCCTCTGTGTCCCTGTGGTCCCTGGAGCAGCCGTTCCGCATCGAGCTCATCCAGGGCAGCAAAGTGAACGCCGACGAGCGGATGAAG CTGGTGGTGCAGGCCGGGCTTTTCCACGGCAACGAGATGCTGTGCAAGACGGTGTCCAGCTCGGAGGTGAGCGTGTGCTCGGAGCCCGTGTGGAAGCAGCGGCTGGAGTTCGACATCAACATCTGCGACCTGCCCCGCATGGCCCGTCTCTGCTTTGCGCTGTACGCCGTGATCGAGAAAGCCAAGAAGGCTCGCTCCACCAAGAAGAAGTCCAAGAAGGCG GACTGCCCCATTGCCTGGGCCAACCTCATGCTGTTTGACTACAAGGACCAGCTTAAGACCGGGGAACGCTGCCTCTACATGTGGCCCTCCGTCCCAG ATGAGAAGGGCGAGCTGCTGAACCCCACGGGCACTGTGCGCAGTAACCCCAACACGGATAGTGCTGCCGCCCTGCTCATCTGCCTGCCCGAGGTGGCCCCGCACCCCGTGTACTACCCCGCCCTGGAGAAG ATCTTGGAGCTGGGGCGACACAGCGAGTGTGTGCATGTCACCGAGGAGGAg CTGCAGCTGCGGGAAATCCTGGAGCGGCGGGGGTCTGGGGAGCTGTATGAGCACGAGAAGGACCTGGTGTGGAAGCTGCGGCATGAAGTCCAGGAGCACTTCCCGGAGGCGCTAGCCCGGCTGCTGCTGGTCACCAAGTGGAACAAGCATGAGGATGTGGCCCAG ATGCTCTACCTGCTGTGCTCCTGGCCGGAGCTGCCCGTCCTGAGCGCCCTGGAGCTGCTAGACTTCAGCTTCCCCGATTGCCACGTAGGCTCCTTCGCCATCAAGTCGCTGCGGAAACTGAC GGACGATGAGCTGTTCCAGTACCTGCTGCAGCTGGTGCAGGTGCTCAAGTACGAGTCCTACCTGGACTGCGAGCTGACCAAATTCCTGCTGGACCGGGCCCTGGCCAACCGCAAGATCGGCCACTTCCTTTTCTGGCACCTCCG CTCCGAGATGCACGTGCCGTCGGTGGCCCTGCGCTTCGGCCTCATCCTGGAGGCCTACTGCAGGGGCAGCACCCACCACATGAAGGTGCTGATGAAGCAG GGGGAAGCACTGAGCAAACTGAAGGCCCTGAATGACTTCGTCAAGCTGAGCTCTCAGAAGACCCCCAAGCCCCAGACCAAGGAGCTGATGCACTTGTGCATGCGGCAGGAGGCCTACCTAGAGGCCCTCTCCCACCTGCAGTCCCCACTCGACCCCAGCACCCTGCTGGCTGAAGTCTG CGTGGAGCAGTGCACCTTCATGGACTCCAAGATGAAGCCCCTGTGGATCATGTACAGCAACGAGGAGGCAGGCAGTGGCAGCAGCGTGGGCATCATCTTTAAGAATGGGGATG ACCTCCGGCAGGACATGCTGACCCTGCAGATGATCCAGCTCATGGACGTCCTGTGGAAGCAGGAGGGGCTGGACCTGAG GATGACCCCCTACGGCTGCCTCCCCACCGGGGACCGCACAGGCCTCATTGAGGTGGTACTCCGTTCAGACACCATCGCCAACATCCAACTCAACAAGAGCAACATGGCAGCCACAGCCGCCTTCAACAAGGACGCCCTGCTCAACTGGCTGAAGTCCAAGAACCCGGG GGAGGCCCTGGATCGAGCCATTGAGGAGTTCACCCTCTCCTGTGCTGGCTATTGTGTGGCCACATACGTGCTGGGCATTGGCGATCGGCACAGCGACAACATCATGATCCGAGAGAGTGGGCAG ctGTTCCACATTGATTTTGGCCACTTTCTGGGGAATTTCAAGACCAAGTTTGGAATCAACCGCGAGCGTGTCCCATTCATCCTCACCTATGACTTTGTCCATGTGATTCAGCAGGGGAAGACTAATAATAGTGAGAAATTTGAACG GTTCCGGGGCTACTGTGAAAGGGCCTACACCATCCTGCGGCGCCACGGGCTTCTCTTCCTCCACCTCTTTGCCCTGATGCGGGCG